Genomic segment of Natronoarchaeum philippinense:
CCGATGCTGTTTTTCGGCTTCATTGTGCTAGTGTTTCTGACGGGTGTCGGCCCCGCCGAGGGTGCGGTGGCGTTCACGTTCCTGTTGTTCGTCGTCGGGACGCTCGTCGTCGCCTACACGATCGGGTTGGGTGCGCTCGGTGGGTACATCGGTGTGTACGTGCTCGAAGAGACAGAGGTCGGACGCAGCGTCGATCGTCGCGGGGGCCACGACGAGGTCACCAGTGAGTTTAGCGAGGATCGATCCGGAAGCGCCGATAGCGACGACGAGCCGACCACCCGAGACAGCACATCCGGGTGGGACGACCGCGAGGATCGGTGGGGCCACGCCGACGACGACGACGGCGACGACCGTCAGGACTCCGGATACTGACGCCTTCAGCGTACGCTGTCGAGTTGGTTCAGCGCGTGGGCCGTCCGGAGCATTTCGACGCTCCGGCCGCGATCGAACACGAGTTCGTCACGTTCGAGGACGTGTTCGAGCGTCTCCTGAGAGGCGTGATCGGGCGCCGCGGCGATGCCGGCGTCGTGCTCGTCGACCCACTCCATGACGCGTCGGTCGCTCTTGCTGTCGCCCATCACGAGCGCGAACGGATCCTCGACGCCGAGCACGTCGAGGGCGGCCTCGACGCCGACGACTTTGTTGAGTTCGAGGCTGCCGATCTCGGCGGCGTCGGCTTCGTAATACGCCACGTCGATTCGGTCGAACGTCTCGGCGACGGCGTCAGGCAGTTCGTCGGAGGCGGCATCGGGGAACTCGCCGGCGCGTTCTAACACGCCGCGAATCTCGGGATCGGCGTGTCCATAGAACGACCGCGCCCACGCACTCGCGGGTGTGAGGGAGTCCTGTTCGGACGCCGATCCGGCACCGTCCGCAACGTCCTCGGACGACGCTGCGTCGTCCGCGGCGCCGACGCCGAGTTCACTGGCGACGACATCGCCGAGCAGGTCGATCAGGTAGACGAGTGCGTCGTCGATCATCTCGCGTGCGCGAGTCGATCCGGTTTCGAAGTTGGGCTTGAGCGTCACGTTGAATTCGTTGCCCTGCAGGTGACAGCCCCGTCGGAGTTCGCCGGGCGCCTCTGGCAACACGCGCGAGCGAACGCCGTCGAAGACCGAGCGCATCCGATCGTCGAGATCCTCGTAGAGCAGTTGCTTGGTGTCGGCGCCGTGACCCGGCGTAAACACGCCGGTGCCGGCCTCGTAGACGATCGAGAGATCCCCCGAGTGAACGATCTCACTGCCCAGCCCCTGAATCATGAACCCCTTGACGTTCTCTAGGGTCTGGCCGGTACAGATGACGATCGGGACGCCGGCCTCGTGGAACTCCGTCAGCAGGTGCAGCGTGTCCCGTGGAATCTCGTTGTCGGTCTCGCCGGCCGAGCGCAGCGTCTCGTCAACGTCTAACACGAGGACGTTGACCGCGCGGTCGTACTTGGTGTGCAAGTCGAGCGCGGTAAAGGCCTCACCGCGGGTCGCCCGTGCCGCGATTTCGGCGAACGTCTCGCCGGTCGCGAAGGCGGTGCGAATCTCGTCTTTGCGCTCGTCGAGTTCCTCGGTGGCGTTCTGCCAGTGTTCGAGCGCGACCCGCGAGTCAACCGGCGGAAACACGTCGACGAACTGCTGGTACTCCCGGAGCTGCTCGGTGTCGAACTCGTCGTAGAGGCGATACAGCAGGTCGTGCCGTTCCATACTGGAGGTCGCAGGCGTCCGCTTAAGAGTGTGCCGGCGGTGGTGGCGGCCACT
This window contains:
- a CDS encoding DUF5518 domain-containing protein is translated as MGESDTLLNAGIGALVTIVTSFLPFSPILGGAVAGYLQAGDRREGAKVGGLSGALSLLPMLFFGFIVLVFLTGVGPAEGAVAFTFLLFVVGTLVVAYTIGLGALGGYIGVYVLEETEVGRSVDRRGGHDEVTSEFSEDRSGSADSDDEPTTRDSTSGWDDREDRWGHADDDDGDDRQDSGY
- a CDS encoding HAD family hydrolase produces the protein MERHDLLYRLYDEFDTEQLREYQQFVDVFPPVDSRVALEHWQNATEELDERKDEIRTAFATGETFAEIAARATRGEAFTALDLHTKYDRAVNVLVLDVDETLRSAGETDNEIPRDTLHLLTEFHEAGVPIVICTGQTLENVKGFMIQGLGSEIVHSGDLSIVYEAGTGVFTPGHGADTKQLLYEDLDDRMRSVFDGVRSRVLPEAPGELRRGCHLQGNEFNVTLKPNFETGSTRAREMIDDALVYLIDLLGDVVASELGVGAADDAASSEDVADGAGSASEQDSLTPASAWARSFYGHADPEIRGVLERAGEFPDAASDELPDAVAETFDRIDVAYYEADAAEIGSLELNKVVGVEAALDVLGVEDPFALVMGDSKSDRRVMEWVDEHDAGIAAAPDHASQETLEHVLERDELVFDRGRSVEMLRTAHALNQLDSVR